TGGTCCTCGAGTTCGCGTCGCAGGCGTTCGTTCGCGTCCGACAGGTCGCGATTTGTCATCTCGAGATCGTCGACGCGGTCCTCGAGTCGGTAGCGACGATCCCGCTGAGCCTCGAGATCGAGCCGTAACTGATTCCGCTCGCGCTCTAAGTTATCGGCGCGGTCGGCGAGCCGCTCGCGTTCGCGCTTCCCGTCGTCGACGAACGGCTCGCGCTCCGTCGCGGCGATAGACTCTTCGGAGAGATCCACTTCCTCGTCGTCGGTCTCGGACTCCTCCTCGGGGACGAGATAGCCGGCCCCGATGGCGTTGACGACGGCGCCCGAGAGCAGGATGAGGCCACCGAAGTAGAGCCACGTCAGCAACAGGAGGATGGCACCGACTGCTCCACCTCCTGAATCGGCGGCGAAAGCGACGTACACGCGAAAGAGCGACTGCAGTGCCATCCAGCCGACGGCCGCGACGATGACACCGGGAATCACCTCGCGTTTGGAGATTCCTTCGATGTCAGGGAAGTAGTAGTACATCGGATAGAACGCAGCCGCGAGCACGATGACGAGCAGGAGCGACTGCAACAGACCGAAGCCGGGAATGCTCGGCAGGAACGCGAAAACGATCCCCATGCCGGCCGCCGCGACCACCGCGCCGCCGATCGCACCGAAGACGAGCAGAGCGTCGCGCAGCTGTTCGACGAACGAGTTCTCGCCGGCAGTCCCGTAAATCTCGGAGAAAGCCGTGTCCAACCCCCTGAAAATTTTCAACGACCCCCAGACGAGGATGACGACGCCGATGACCGTCGACCCCGCCGTCGCGGGTGAGTCCTCGAGCGACTCCTCGAC
Above is a window of Natronorubrum tibetense GA33 DNA encoding:
- a CDS encoding YhjD/YihY/BrkB family envelope integrity protein, producing MSTDVRDGIAFGKTIVDGIQEKNVPFMAASIAYQAFISLIPLLVLVFFLVTLVPDEQFATQVTETTQGTLPESGQLLVEESLEDSPATAGSTVIGVVILVWGSLKIFRGLDTAFSEIYGTAGENSFVEQLRDALLVFGAIGGAVVAAAGMGIVFAFLPSIPGFGLLQSLLLVIVLAAAFYPMYYYFPDIEGISKREVIPGVIVAAVGWMALQSLFRVYVAFAADSGGGAVGAILLLLTWLYFGGLILLSGAVVNAIGAGYLVPEEESETDDEEVDLSEESIAATEREPFVDDGKRERERLADRADNLERERNQLRLDLEAQRDRRYRLEDRVDDLEMTNRDLSDANERLRRELEDHRRTASENPAWRRAIRTVAHRVQTLKIGTVERRRE